The Macrobrachium nipponense isolate FS-2020 chromosome 7, ASM1510439v2, whole genome shotgun sequence DNA window ctgggctttttgtaccagaaggatgaattgtatacagctgctttaactgaatctaatgcactttttTGAGTCacctatatattacaaaatttttcttattcgagttatgaataatttctaaagctttaactaaagctgacaactctgcagtgaatatggaagctGACTCAGGCAATTTTTGCCCTCTAAATTTCATTCCATGCACAAACGCACACCCAACTCCactatcagactttgatccatcagtgtagatcttcACTTTGTCCATCATGTTTACGGTCATGCTCCAGAAAAATTCGCTTTTACCTCTTCCTCAGGAatgtttgttttttgtctattttcttagagcataaaggaaatcttgggaataagccatgggggtACAGAGGATGGGTTTTTACTTCTTCACctttttggcgctgaatgaccatgtccatttaaacattccaactgccttatttgaaaggtttggaagatctttcaccaaatttttAGAGTCACACTACTCTAAAATTTTCCGTGTGGGGTTCTCTCGAGAGCTTTTTAGTCGCATGGTGTACCGcaacccaagctcttctctttgcagatctaaaggaagttcatgagagtcaatgtagatactctcaacgggagatgtcctaaaagcacctgtacatatccttaatccatattatgtactacatccaattcctttaacctggacttgcaggcagatgaatatacctgacagccatagtcccagttttgatttacataaggaatcatacagcttcaataaacttttcttatcagctccccaatcgaatcccgataccacctttaaaatattgagggatttttaacctttgtttttagagagTCAATGTGACTACGCCACATTAACTTGCTGTCAAATATTATgcccaaaaactttacttcttttttgtaaggtaaggaataagacaatccttcagtttcaaatttgggaTAGTTTCTTTTCGGGTACATCTGGTGAAACGAACGGCCagagttttagatgaagaaaatcggaaaccatgttcatcagccatttactgatgacatttattgtcttttgcaggtagttaCAGGCTGATACAGCGTCGTATTGTGGTGACATAGATGGCAAGTCATCCACAAATAGCGAAGCCCTAACTGGAgcggaaacagatttcacaatattatcaatagcaatggcaaagcaGGTAACACTTTAGTACGCTGCCTTTGTGGGACACCTTCTCcgtctcataacaagaagaaaacttattcccgACTCTCACTCTAATATATCGGTCCCCTTAAAaggagttgataaagtttaacatattgcccctgattcccatttcattgagccgtttaaacaatgccaaatcgccatgttgtatcataggctttctccagatcaaaaaataccctactgtttggcattgattggaaaatccctgctgaatctgatttgatagtctcagtaaagggtccaaggctTGACGattttcctgaagccgaactgaacagaggataacaatctgttttttctctaaatgccacattagaacgagagttcaccattttctcaaataatttacagacacagcttgttagtgaaattggtctgtaactagtgggctgatatggatctttgtttggctttatgactggaactactatggctatcttccaagatgGGGGAATGATGCCCGTTTCCCAGACcttattgattattttcattagatatattttagcatgttctggaagatgttttaatcatgttgtaggttatgttatctgcaccaggggctgttgactcacaagatgagagagcctctcgtagttcccttagtgagaacttagcattatatgcttcattattttcagtgttaaatctaattgacaccttggcatttcgaatcttactgaactgtggtgtgtaatttttggagcttgatatgtcagcaaaatgctcaccaaatttttctgcaacatcagctggattttgaaataagcacatcattgatttttagagtaggagcagggtgatggaacaaattttcccacttagctttttaatctttttccatactaatctttctggtgttttagaattgataccatttatatagtggagccaagattcctttttagcttttctaatatattttctttgtttggctaagACCCGTTGGTATGTAGTTTTGTTTTCGTTGTTCCTGAGGGTTTTGCTTGAAATGCctatagcattttctcactattcttcgcagtctgccacaggtttggtcccaccagggaactgcaggcctgcttggtttaccctttgtttttgggatatatttctcgGCATTATCCATAGTTGCGGTCCATAATCATATGCATCTAGTGTTgactcaaatgactctacttcctgatgtattgaaagcttccttcatacttcctccaatctgcttcattttctttccactttataggagattcagaaggtatgtttctagcatactttaaatgtatgggaaagtgatcacttccgtgcaaaagttcatctacagaccagttgaagtccaagtggactgcaggtgaaacaatgcttaaatctatagctgaaaagacattggtgtaaatgttatgaaacgtcattgaaccatcattgtaaagagagagatcattatttaagataaaatcatcgatggttctacctacagcattcaaggtatcacctccccatagactattatgggcattaaaatctccagtagtaagaaaggaggaggtagttgattagctagtgcctgaatatcattcaaagtaatttctgacctaggtgggaggtaaatagagcaaatagtaatctctttttcaaagcatgctcgaatggcgactgcttgtaggtttgtgttcaaaggaacacttgtatgttgcaaagactttttaacaatattgcaacccccccatgagctcgatcaccatctctggggttcatcacaaacattttataatttaatcctggattgtataatgagttgcctaaccttagtttcttgaaggcaaactacatctggatcatgatggttcaacagtaattttaactcttcagaacgagtcctaaggcctttgcaattccattgcaagatattaaattggaattttaactttgattcttgtgcccagccaagtcattatttagctgggttttcaaagtaacacagctgaatgtttttggatttgaaagtctcttGAGTCTGCTGCCTGGGagactttatttttattagatgaggggaagtttgaacatttttcctgcacatcctgtttcttcagtttgagattagatttatctaaattttaactatatttagtgagtcagcatgttttccctccatttcagaagtagctgtttctgcatatgattgaggggaaaggtctgtcacacttaaatttgagcaggaccgagacatcttttccaatggcTTTGAGGTTGATAATGGCTGGAAGGGGTCATCAAGTGGATTGAATCTATTGAAAttggagttttaaactctataggagaggctgttctacatttctttgactttgggggtgactgaaaactgtcataagatttgttaagatttcctctagatttttattttttctttgggcttAACCGAAGAGCTCAACTCTGAGACAGCATTTGCTTGCAGGTCAGGGAGAGGTTCAGTCAATCACAGCTTTTACCACTTTAACTTTGAAGTTCATTACATTCACAGAAGTTGAAATATCCTGAGAGGGTGTGTTATTTTTTAATGATGGGTTTAGCATGCTGATGGaaggcattatttcccataacagtggaagcaaatgaggatccagcacttttgttagcacctcgaaccaagcgtttggcttctcctatgctgataaagttattagagcagtgtttacaacttcttgttggaaaatatattgaggacaGCCCCTCCAATTGGGAGAATGATTGCCAGCACAGTGGAGACAGTATTTATCAGCTGTGcagttgtcctttacatgttcaccaGAGCACACAAAGCACTTTCTGGTTTTGTACAAGAGTTTTGTACGTgaccatattcaaagcatttataacactgggttggtcgatatttaaatggcttaaccaaacccgagagtggtctatatcaatatattccggtaagtaggagcaggtgaaagtcaattcaatggcatgctgagtgcctttcaattttctaattttaatgacataagtaggacacatttttaatatttcctcctcttcaaactcatataggtctctgctataaactataccccgtttaatgttaaatgatcgatgaggagatacagctaaaatattaccatcttcagttggttggaattttgaTAGCATCTTAATCTGAATATCGTTATTAGCTTTGAtcaagactcctttaccatatcttttttaatattgcctttaggaatggcaccaatcttcCCTCTGTAAATACTTGCATGCTGTTAGaaagttttctttgccctgtttgtaatttgcaacatgccaaatcaattttgggtcatcttttgccaggtgttttttggctatcaacctcaaatttgctgggcacatagtctgtctcatcctcttccaaattgtttatattaaacaacttcgcatggcaaactgaaccaaagacatttttaccatcaagattttctagagctttggaggcatattcagctttgcaaaaggttatgtagctttcataagagatgggacttttaacaattcgtaattttattctatctaccttgccaaactgtttcatgtaattatgtaatatgtcaaaatcgactttatcacttatattactacaatatacaactcttagattttcatttacaccaccagtatttacaccctggtgtcccggtgtttggtcgagtggagagcctaatgcggaatccttaatcgaggcgagagtcatcaacagggggttaaataaaaatccatcagactatggtgtgaacattcgtccaggttggccccatacccaccatcgagccacaattagagggtgatatagcaccctaggagtcctaccagatatacaccccacacccagtgccttgagggtcgtcagtccgtcgagatcagacccagcactgagtgcagagtttaacataaaagtttcccctcgctcggacacgtcaggtactccagttctagGGCGGGAGGAGGAATGCCGTCcaacctcaccctccatcaaatcagaaggATTGTCAAAGCTTGGCCAAGTCCATTCCAAAAGTCGTCGACAAAAAGCAGTCCAAAAAACggtcaaaatttagaggttggagagaagggttcaggaaagaaagaaaagagagaaggattaaaagtgagagagaaagggttgtaggatgttccgtcaggacccggggcacctataggaatgcacgaacattcccatagaagccagggtcccttatcccctcaccactaGAAGGAGTCCTACTCGAGGGGAACATGATTCTAGAAGACTACATCTCTAGGTGGTGGATGACTTGTAGATGAAGGGAGTGTCAGGAAGAAGATGATTGTATTGCTTCTTTCACCACCTGGTAAAACAGGACAACCTATAGCCAATTGCATATACAAGTAGTACAAACTTTTGCTCTTCCAGAAAAATCATTAGTTGAAATGATAAAAGATATAATAttcttgttttgttattgttgttgatgtaaacttcaagaaaagaatattGCTGCTGTGTTTTAAAGAAGGCGTAAGTGATGCAGATTCCAGTATATTTGGATGACCATACCAATAGCATCAAAGACATGAGAAAGAAACCCAAGTACTAATACTTAGTATTTGAGAGCTATGCAGACTGTTATGGTATTTGCTATCTTTCATTGCTTTTCCTAGTTAATATACATGTTTTTCCTTGTCTAAAGCTGACTGTGCCATGTAAGTGCTTGCGTTGGATATCTGTCGCCTATTGTGGTTGGATAGTGGATGATTCTTTGGTTCAGCTCTTCCTTAACAACCGTAATCTTCTCTCAGTGAATCTCAATGGCTGTGAAGGTCTCAATGGAGCAGCTTTGCAGGTAAAACACACTTGTTAATTTTGTATCTACAGCATAGAttaattattctatttaaggtatACCTTGGTTGCTCATTCCagaatttttacaattttcagtATGCACCCAGTACCAGTTTATATTTGAAATAACTTTATAGTGTATGCTTTGAAAATTTGGCATTTGAACATCTTCAGAGTTTCATCTTTTGTTCAAGAGGCACAAAGGTCTTGTATACCGTTCACCCTAGCCAGTTACAAAGCTGCaacaattttagttttttagAACAATATTTCCCTTGTTTTATATCAATGTCTTAGTTATACTGTACACCATAGTTATCTCTTGCTAACATCGAGTGAATTTTCCCATATACTCAGAGTGCTGTTTTGAACTGCAAGAAACTCACCAGCCTCTCTCTTGCTGACTCACCTTGGCTAACAAGAGGTGGATGGCAGGTCATCACAATGCACCTGGTAATGTTTTGGGATTCTGTTGACACAATACTACCTTTACCACATTGTAAAGGTGTAGCTCCATCtgtaaaataatttatgattAGTTGACAGCAGTAGATCAGCATTATTGTggtttttatttacagtatatatatatatatatctagaggaCTATGCGACTAGCCTGTCCATAGGCCTTCATTCCTTCTCTGATGCAAATTAGCATGAGCAATTACAGTATCTTAGATACTAGATTACTTGTTCTGTACCCCGACTTCTTTCCAGGTGTATTGTATGGACAAATATTAATTGATGGTTTGTTTGAAACAACTTTCTTCAGCATTCAGGAAGGTGTGAACATTTTTTCACTTTGGTTAGgtagtgcaattttttttaagatgGCTGATGATGTACTTCCTAGTTACATAGTCCTATTTTTCAGTCAGGACTACAAAAAATTGATGCAAGAGGCTGTTGGGATGTTGATGATGAAACCTTCAAGAATTTCTTCATGAAGTTTCCAGGACTGAAGGAAGTTAGACTGTCCAGAGTAGAAGCAGTTTCAGATAATACACTATACTTCTTAGCTCATGGCTGCCCCGAGCTGGAGGTTCTGGATGTGTCACAATGTTGGCGTGTTAGTGAAAATGGCATTAAACAGGTATGATCACTTAATATCTCATGTGTTTCAAGTGTTAGAACTTCAGCCTAAAAAATTCAAATACACAAAGTTATAAAAGTTCTATTTGTTTCACATGAAACCCGTTAGTACTTGTACATATATTTGTGAGTCTGCATGAATTGTCCATCTGCTCCATCCAAAGGAAAAAACAGAAGTCATGTTATTCTAAGTAGGTTGGCACAAAAGCATATGGTTCTCTCAGGTCTTCCAGTGGCAAATTAAATCACCTATTGCCTGTTGATTGACTTGTTCTTACCCCAAAGTCTTTTTCCCCAGACTGTATTAATTTGATTGCCTTTTTCATTCAATTCACTCAGTTCATCCAGTGCTTTATGTTAATATAGAAATAAGGTGGAGGGAGAATTTTTTACCCAGGCTTGTAAGATAGCATATGCTGAGGGTTTTCAGTGCTAAATAAAAAGTAGTTCAGAGATTTTTCATAAGCTTACTTGTTCTTCATCCGTTCTTGTGCTTTGGTGGTTGTTTCGGATTATTTTTGAAACAGATACTAGTGGTGTTGTTCTCATGTCTTTGCTTAATTtggtatgtatataaaacactttaGTGTTGTTTGTAAGCAATTTTTTTGtgtatgcttttactttttataatattggttttgggggattttgtatactctctTATGTTTTGTATCGGTGGAAAAAATTCATGTTACTTCATTTAATTGCCTATGCTTGCCATCGTAGGATGCTCCTACTTTAATATGCAAGTCTGGAATTCCCACTTACATACAAAGTAAGATATGTTAAAAGTAGTggtcttttatgaaaaaaatttatttacaaatttttttattttctagaagTGGTAATCACAGCTTTATAAAAGTAACATTATATGTTTAAGATTTTTTCAAGGAAACATTTATATCATTGATACCTAGGAGATAATTTTGAAAACTTCAGTTGTTTTATTCATACATGTTTTATAGTGCTTTTCATTCTTTTGAGGTGAGTTTTCTAAATCAGGATTGTTTATATCACATTTGATAGAAAGGAACCTCTTTATACCCGTGCCACATTATTCAAATTTCTCAGCATTAAGGTCCCTATACTCGGTtttattccatctgtccacccgcctgtggtgattgcgcatggtaacactgcattctgggctttaaatagtaatGCTATGTgtaggttttaggtaaataaaacaaaaggattttctggatgtacatttgcaactgaaaagtgtttgcgaattacactgttaatattcgaaataggatattgttgttattgttgaatgtaagctgcctttttggggtggcgaatggaacagccagatgcAGAGGGGGGAAAAGTGCTAAAacacactttataaaaattaaaagtatatactgatatatttacgtgtaatgaagtaacacgtagcttagtagcagagtaggtgtggtccaataaagttgacatcttgccgtagtgaacagcgagagaagcagtTTTCCCACCACtgtgtctggctgttccattcgccactctgaaaaggcagcttacattcaacaagaataacaatatcctatttcgaatattaacggtgtaattcgcatacagtaaattattacaacacttttcagttgaaaatgtacaatgtacacccagatatccttttaattacctcaaacttacacatagcacaactatttaaagcctaggacgcagtgttactatgcgcgagcaccacaggtgggtggacagatggaaaaaactgaGTACGTATAGTAATAAATTTGTAGTAAATTGAATTGTttgattaatttcctttttttttttttttttggcaagaccATTGGTTAGTGAAATGTATGataactttcttttcattaaatCTCAACAGGTCATTGAGTACTGTAAAAGGCTCAGAGTACTTAATGTGGAAGGTTGCAGAGACATATCTGAAACCTATCTGTGCAGTTTGCAGATCAAAAGAATAAAAGTCATCCCACATCACAATGTTTGTGAAATTGCCAAGAAAAGAAGACGGGTCAACCATCTAGGCATCAATATTCAAATCTAGTCTTTCAAAATCTTTTATGGAGTTAGTATATATCATACTGATTTTAAATTGAAGTTATAATACAGTATTTATAAGGTGCATCTTCAAGTACCAATGTATTTCAAGTAAAATGTTGATCTTATAAAAAGGGACTATTTTTATAATGAGTTTAGTAGATTTTATTCTCAAGAAAATGGATTGAGAGGAAAAGTTTACTGCAGTATAATATTTGCCTGTCTGACATATGCTGCATAAAACAGAGGGCTTTATTAGTCTTTGGCCAGTTGTCTTttggtgaaaaaataaattagataaaaaatgtGTCTAGAAACTAGTATCCTTGGGTGATTGTTCCACATATTTCAAGTTGATATTGTTAATAGAAATATGGATCTGGAGATTAGTTTTCTTGGTAGGTGGTACCACAAATCTTAAGTTCATATTGTTAACTGACATTGGCATCTCCATTGGGGATTATATGAGCATTTGAGAATTGTCATTACCATTTGAGATTCTTAAGCTGATGTAACCCTTTGTCAATCACTGTTCTGCTtcttgtttttgtacatgaactttcctgtcagatatatacttagctatagactccgtcgtcccgacagaaattcgaatttcgcggcacacgctacaggtaggtcaggtgatctaccgccctgctgctgggtggcaggaataggaaccattcccgttttctaatcagattttctctgtcgctggtactgtcaacatcgttgttggtacctcctgacttgaattttgtttttcgttGCCATCGATCTTCTGAGCTGtattatttggtgacgtattggatctttggtttggcatacgcttttgttaactgttTGTTGGATTTTGCTTCAAAGAAGTAATTAGAATTTGGGTGAGACTACCAATTGCTTAGGTAGACCCTCACAATTTTTGCAAGTAAgggatatattaatatttattcactaatacgtgtaagaAGTGTTTAAACTTGATTGAGGAGAATATACACActaacttcctacttaaggaagtcagaaagcatatgactagaaacgcttcctttagaagctttaataagtctcgtgctaacgagcagttagagtattaacagtactagtagttgttgcatcctcatcaccttcttacttctcagaatctacaaattcatattttgCAAATTTGAAGAATGTTTGGagggagctcaaaaggcgagctcttaaaaggtaagaagtgaatttagtgttcccagtgcagtggagggtgcgtctgatcggctccgtagcgcttctaggcctagacctcttccaaactcccagacctagtggaggaggaaagtcgacagccgcaggaaggttagggagaacccccaccggtcaggcgtcccctcggcaggatctgtggcgacccagactgccaaggatcgccattggaaaggcatccccATAAAGTGCGTCTCTTCGTCCGATTCTTCATCTGACAAGACAAAGAAGTGGACTTCCCTTCATTAGCCTAGGTTATACGAAGATCACGCCCAGTTGACAGAGCAGTAGAATGCACCAGCTAAAAAACGGGTAATTACCTTGCTGGAAactctaggaatgcattacccaaaTTATGTCTAGAAACACCTATATgatctagtcacattgtggtcacgcccctgttgacagatcattaGAGCGTTCCAGCAGCCAAGCACGAGCCGCATTTCAACAGCCAGGCACTAGCCGCGTACCAGCAACTAGgggcgagccgcgttccagcaaccagGCGCGAGCCGCATTCCTGCAACCAGGTGCGAGCCGCCTTCCAGcaaccaggcgcgagccgcgttccagcagccaggcgcgaggagtcaaccaggcgcgaggagtcaaccaggcgcgaggcgccagccaggcgccaggatctCCCGCAttgccttatgagagagaggccAGCTGCGAGGCTCCTCTTATTAGTTTTTTCGCAGGATCAGCCTTCTCAtggcaaaggcgcaagatgtcgcacagagCCAATCTCGgaacaggaatcctgccccttcctcgagtTTGGTGGTTATCGGGAAaagctatatgctcgaattcctagaTTACTTACTCTCATATAAGTGCGGTTTTCCCTCGTTAGTGACATATTGCACATTTTGTCAAGCAAGTGTGTAACACatcattgacaaaaatattttctctttgtctCGGAAAGGGGtttgttctcattgacaaagatcttaataacattttattgtgTAAGCATAGGAAACTCGCAAGCaaatatatttaagcgaaacaggattcgctaaatacagaagctcagttggtgttgttgtaattATACCTTTTAGCGTTGTCCCTACACCGTAAACTCCTGGAATGTCACAAGGAGTACCGATTAATGGACTAAGACTAATGGTCCTTTCGGTTACCATCCGTAGAGGAATCTTCGGTACgcttatatgacttgaaccatacagtagaaaaaataacgcaaaggtaaaatacgtagagtattgtagtcatTGGAACAGCTatttctctactacattctttcctcgatgaggaagagagagaagggatatcAACTGTCTTCGTTCCCTTCGACAAGGAAGAGAATTATTATTAGCCGAAgaaaatcctcaagtgagaaccgaggaccgAAGACGGAAGTTCTAGCTTCCTACGCTATTGGATATAAGACTTCATAGACTTAGTCTCCAAGTTTTTttcctggaagagcctctaaccaatgaaggagagctcttccgaatcctCGCATCAGGTTTTCGGCTCGATAATTTTAATTAAcctattccttcattgaatggagtatctggcaactcaggaagaatacTGCGAGACGGCGAACGTAGATTGCTGTCACTGTAGACCAATGCAGTACCATCTAGCTCTCGGTCATGAGTgttcggttacatctctctctcctatgggATTGACTGCCTAACCGTAcctctcccctacaatcacggactttagcctcggattgaggggaattTGTAAGCAAACATTGTTtgcgttttgctaagaagctttcaacagAAAGATCTCTTACACCTTTTCATGCTGTTTACCGCAATTTAATTTATCAGAATTATGGGCGATTCTAACGCGGAATAGCACTTTGTTATacaatgctctcatgcttatgaAAGCATAGCCTTATTAGAGAACGGAGCATGCTCAGTGAGACAATGGATGATTCTGCTGGGAACCTTTTCTTCGTGGCAGAAGatttttccctgaatggactacaaTGCAGacctatataaattttttcctaccaagaaacggaaataaTATACGAGACGGTGCCGGGTAACCTGACAGAGgttcagatgtcctggcacatagtcTAAAGAATTGCAAGCAATTTTGTTGACTACAATTCCTCGATACAGCgagttgttaaccgaagggttcagtagcctctctgatagcaggcTTGGTAGTGTCACGGTCCGTTCCTGATTACGTTCCCCGTCTAACTGGACGGGGGTTCGATCCCAGGGAGGGACGAAATGATTTTTATCAATTAGGTTAATTCCACAgatctctcatatctcaaggagcatcaataatctctctcttcgccccggttcgcgttaacaagagagaacaTGTTTGGAGCACAGGcatggaacgtaacgatcctcaagaggttcgctgcacTTGTTGCACGGCCGTGAGAATCGT harbors:
- the LOC135217552 gene encoding F-box/LRR-repeat protein 15-like, which translates into the protein MAKQLTVPCKCLRWISVAYCGWIVDDSLVQLFLNNRNLLSVNLNGCEGLNGAALQSGLQKIDARGCWDVDDETFKNFFMKFPGLKEVRLSRVEAVSDNTLYFLAHGCPELEVLDVSQCWRVSENGIKQVIEYCKRLRVLNVEGCRDISETYLCSLQIKRIKVIPHHNVCEIAKKRRRVNHLGINIQI